A region of Gordonia crocea DNA encodes the following proteins:
- a CDS encoding SDR family oxidoreductase — MSLKDLFYMAPPVRSLRGRKVLITGAASGIGRATALAAAAEGAELVVTDLHPEPLDELAADVRAAGGTVLYHQAGDVSDYDWVVKFAQSVDAEVGVMDVVMNIAGISAWGTVENLEHRHWKSMVDVNLMGPIHIIECFVPQMVARGQGGHLVNVSSAAGLLALPWHAAYSASKFGLRGVSEVLRFDLRRHHIGVSLVCPGAVATPLVNTVDIVGIDRDNEEVATAIGNFHRVAASPEKAAAAIIKGIKKNRYIVYTSFDIRFGYWWARKFAFPYEVVMRIANDQFARLARKAPPKAKAAPRQVNAPGA, encoded by the coding sequence ATGAGTCTCAAGGATTTGTTCTACATGGCCCCGCCGGTGCGCTCGCTGCGCGGGCGCAAGGTCCTGATCACCGGTGCGGCAAGCGGAATCGGCCGTGCCACGGCGCTCGCCGCCGCGGCCGAGGGGGCCGAACTGGTCGTCACCGACCTGCATCCCGAGCCACTCGACGAACTCGCCGCCGATGTCCGGGCCGCCGGGGGAACCGTGCTCTACCACCAGGCCGGCGATGTGTCCGACTACGACTGGGTGGTCAAGTTCGCCCAGTCCGTCGACGCCGAGGTCGGCGTCATGGACGTCGTCATGAACATCGCCGGAATCTCCGCCTGGGGCACGGTGGAGAACCTGGAGCACCGGCACTGGAAGTCCATGGTCGATGTGAACCTCATGGGGCCGATCCACATCATCGAGTGCTTCGTGCCGCAGATGGTCGCCCGTGGCCAGGGCGGGCACCTCGTCAACGTCTCGTCGGCCGCCGGCCTGCTCGCGCTGCCGTGGCACGCCGCCTACAGCGCCAGCAAGTTCGGTCTGCGCGGGGTGTCGGAGGTGCTGCGATTCGACCTGCGGCGCCACCACATCGGCGTCAGTCTCGTGTGCCCGGGAGCGGTGGCGACGCCACTGGTCAACACGGTCGACATCGTCGGCATCGACCGGGACAACGAGGAGGTGGCCACCGCGATCGGCAACTTCCACCGCGTGGCCGCGTCGCCGGAAAAGGCCGCGGCGGCAATCATCAAGGGCATCAAGAAGAACCGATACATCGTCTACACGTCGTTCGACATCCGCTTCGGCTACTGGTGGGCGCGCAAATTCGCGTTCCCCTACGAGGTCGTGATGCGGATCGCCAACGACCAGTTCGCGCGCCTCGCACGCAAGGCGCCGCCCAAGGCCAAGGCGGCCCCCCGCCAGGTCAACGCGCCGGGGGCCTGA
- a CDS encoding ATP-binding protein has protein sequence MFRRIAIVNRGEAAMRLINAVRDLNAETGQDVATIALVSDVDRTATFAREADASFDLGPAAERPYLNLELLERALRETGADAAWVGWGFVAEDPAFAELCERIGVTFIGPSPDAMRKLGDKIGAKLIAEEVGVPVAPWSGGEVRTQEEAVTAAEKIGYPLMLKATAGGGGRGIRRVDDEADLVDAYQRTRDEAERAFGSGVVFLERLVTGARHVEVQVISDGETAWALGVRDCSVQRRNQKVIEESASPVLSPEEIDEVKTSAERLAVAVGYRGAATVEFLYHPGEKLFAFLEVNTRLQVEHPITEVTNSFDLVRAQLHVASGGKLAGERPLERGHAVEARLNAEDPDRDFAPSPGHIARLNLPTGPGIRVDTGVSEGDTIPADFDSMIAKIIAYGSTRDEALGRLRRAMSRTGVIIEGGATNSSFIIDLLNQPEVIDGSADTGWIDRVRGEGRLVSYEHSSIALAVAAIAAYEEAETAELQRLLATATGGRPQVHHESGRPLDFKLRGATYRVRVARIGGHQFRVVIEAGGEVRTADVELERFDSYAARITVNGTRYRVLADTQGPISVVDVNGVSHRVSRDEGGIVRAPAPALVIATPLAVGGEVEAGDPILVLESMKMETVLRAPFKARLKECEVTVGAQVEAGAPMLRLEPIEDDDDTADATDETVVLDLPEASGDVDPAERADRDREELRSLLMGFDVNPDEGRQPLDDYLQTRAAVVARSGSPLTEEADLIDVFADLAELARIRPKDDDAVDERVHSAREHFHTYLQSLDVEVAGLPESFQTRLSYALGHYGIDDLERNVDLEGAVFRAFLALQRQEDTAPVIAALLRLWLNEPIPDEALRDPVGSALERLVSATQVRFPALADLARGVLHNWFGRPRLHRTREHVYSEVRGHLAELDANPEAGDRPERIAAMVGSTEPLVSLLGRRLAEGLDNSVMLEVLTRRYYGNKGLSAVTRREAGGSTFVSAERDGTLLVSAATDFAGLAAAISGLAEIADGAASIDADIYVSWPDQPNSYDEMAAAIHDAVSAKVLPKQVHRVTITVAAADSESMHHHFTFRPSATGLTEDRLIRGLHPYIAQRMQMERWRKFDLTRLPSSDEEVYLYRCVAKANPADERLVAFTQIRDLTAVNGEDDTRLLTLPTAEANFAICVDSIRRAQEQRPRSKRFSTNRIVMYIWPPIDVTQEQFRYVVEHTLTNSVSTEGLGLEEILLIGRQRDKDTGELRKIAAHITTDAAGKTHITVGDPSDEPVEPLDAYRQKVLRARSRGTVYPYELTDLLGDFTEYDLDESNALVPVDRPKGANTAAVVVGTVSTPSAKFPEGVRRVIVLGDPTKSLGSLAEPECRRIIAAMDLAEESRIPFEWYALSSGAAVEMDSGTENLDWVAAALKRIVEFTQDGHEINIVVTGINVGGQAYWNAEATMLMHTRGILVMTPDSAMVLTGKQALDFSGGVSAEDNYGIGGFDRVMGPNGQAQYWAPDLPAARDILMNYYEHTYVAPGEDAPRSATTSDPVDRDISDFPHAVEGSDFATVGEIFSAEKNPDRKKPFDIRAVMRSVADQDHSMAERWAAMADAENTVVADTHLGGTPVCLIGIESKPVPRRGFLPTDGPDTFTAGTLFPLSSKKAARAINAASGNRPVVVLANLSGFDGSPESMRKLQLEYGAEIGRAIVNFDGPIVFCVISRYHGGAFVVFSKALNPNMTVLAIEGSYASVLGGAPAAAVVFAGDVRSRTAADPRVQELERRIADSTGTDRATLAAELDDLRSSVRAEKIAEIAAEFDAVHSIERAVQVGSADEIIQASQLRPRIIDSIRRGNS, from the coding sequence ATGTTTCGTCGTATCGCCATTGTCAACCGGGGTGAGGCCGCCATGCGCCTCATCAACGCTGTTCGGGACCTCAACGCCGAGACCGGCCAGGACGTTGCGACGATCGCACTCGTCTCCGACGTGGACCGCACCGCCACCTTCGCCCGCGAAGCCGACGCTTCCTTCGACTTGGGCCCCGCCGCCGAGCGCCCCTACCTGAACCTCGAGCTGCTCGAGCGCGCCCTGCGCGAGACCGGCGCCGACGCCGCCTGGGTCGGCTGGGGCTTCGTCGCCGAAGACCCCGCTTTCGCCGAACTGTGCGAGCGCATCGGCGTCACCTTCATCGGCCCGTCCCCCGACGCGATGCGCAAACTCGGCGACAAGATCGGCGCCAAGCTGATCGCCGAGGAGGTCGGCGTCCCGGTCGCACCGTGGAGCGGCGGCGAGGTCCGCACCCAGGAGGAGGCCGTGACGGCCGCCGAGAAGATCGGCTACCCGCTGATGCTCAAGGCCACCGCCGGCGGCGGCGGTCGCGGCATCCGCCGCGTCGACGACGAGGCCGACCTCGTCGACGCCTACCAGCGCACCCGCGACGAGGCCGAGCGGGCCTTCGGCAGCGGCGTCGTCTTCCTGGAGCGCCTCGTCACCGGTGCGCGCCACGTCGAGGTCCAGGTCATCTCCGACGGCGAAACCGCCTGGGCGCTGGGCGTCCGCGACTGTTCGGTCCAGCGACGCAACCAGAAGGTCATCGAGGAATCGGCGTCACCGGTTCTGAGCCCCGAGGAGATCGACGAGGTCAAGACCTCGGCCGAGCGCCTCGCCGTCGCCGTCGGCTACCGGGGCGCGGCCACCGTCGAGTTCCTCTACCACCCGGGCGAGAAGTTGTTCGCCTTCCTCGAGGTCAACACCCGCCTGCAGGTGGAGCACCCGATCACCGAGGTCACCAACAGTTTCGACCTGGTCCGCGCGCAGCTGCACGTCGCCTCCGGCGGCAAGCTGGCCGGCGAACGCCCCCTTGAGCGCGGCCACGCGGTGGAGGCCCGCCTCAACGCCGAGGACCCCGACCGCGACTTCGCCCCCTCCCCCGGACACATCGCCCGGCTCAACCTGCCCACCGGTCCCGGTATCCGCGTCGACACCGGGGTCAGCGAGGGCGACACCATCCCGGCGGACTTCGACTCGATGATCGCCAAGATCATCGCCTACGGCAGCACCCGCGACGAGGCGCTCGGCCGGCTCCGCCGCGCGATGTCGCGCACCGGCGTCATCATCGAGGGCGGTGCCACCAACAGCAGCTTCATCATCGACCTGCTCAACCAGCCCGAGGTCATCGACGGCAGCGCCGACACCGGCTGGATCGACCGCGTGCGCGGGGAAGGCCGCCTGGTCTCCTACGAGCACTCCTCGATCGCCCTGGCCGTGGCCGCCATCGCCGCCTACGAAGAGGCCGAGACCGCCGAGTTGCAGCGCCTGCTGGCGACCGCGACCGGTGGCCGCCCCCAGGTCCACCACGAGAGCGGCCGCCCGCTGGACTTCAAGCTCCGCGGCGCCACCTACCGGGTCCGGGTCGCCCGGATCGGCGGGCACCAGTTCCGCGTCGTGATCGAGGCCGGCGGCGAGGTGCGGACCGCCGACGTCGAGTTGGAGCGCTTCGACTCCTACGCGGCCCGGATCACCGTGAACGGCACCCGTTACCGCGTGCTCGCCGACACCCAGGGTCCGATCTCGGTCGTCGACGTCAACGGCGTCTCCCACCGGGTCAGCCGCGACGAGGGCGGGATCGTGCGCGCCCCCGCCCCGGCACTGGTCATCGCCACCCCGTTGGCGGTGGGCGGCGAGGTCGAGGCGGGCGATCCGATTCTCGTCCTGGAGTCGATGAAGATGGAGACGGTGCTGCGCGCACCGTTCAAGGCCCGCCTCAAGGAGTGCGAGGTCACCGTCGGGGCCCAGGTCGAGGCCGGGGCGCCGATGCTGCGCCTGGAACCGATCGAGGACGACGACGACACCGCCGACGCCACCGATGAGACCGTCGTCCTGGACCTGCCCGAGGCATCCGGCGACGTCGACCCCGCCGAGCGCGCCGACCGCGACCGCGAGGAGCTGCGCAGCCTGCTCATGGGCTTCGACGTGAATCCCGACGAAGGCCGCCAGCCGCTCGACGACTATCTCCAGACGCGGGCGGCGGTGGTCGCCCGGAGTGGATCGCCGCTCACCGAAGAGGCCGATCTCATCGACGTCTTCGCCGATCTGGCCGAGCTCGCCCGGATCCGCCCGAAGGACGACGACGCCGTCGACGAGCGCGTGCACAGCGCCCGGGAGCACTTCCACACCTACCTGCAGAGCCTCGACGTCGAGGTCGCCGGCCTGCCGGAGTCGTTCCAGACCCGGCTGTCTTACGCGCTGGGCCACTACGGCATCGACGACCTGGAGCGCAACGTCGATTTGGAGGGCGCCGTCTTCCGTGCCTTCCTCGCCCTGCAGCGCCAAGAGGACACCGCGCCGGTCATCGCCGCCCTGCTGCGCCTGTGGCTCAACGAGCCGATCCCCGACGAGGCCCTGCGCGATCCGGTCGGCTCCGCGCTGGAACGGCTCGTCTCGGCCACCCAGGTCCGCTTCCCGGCGCTGGCCGACCTGGCCCGCGGGGTGCTGCACAACTGGTTCGGCCGCCCGCGCCTGCACCGCACCCGCGAGCACGTCTACTCCGAGGTGCGCGGCCACCTCGCCGAGCTCGACGCCAACCCGGAGGCCGGCGACCGACCCGAGCGCATCGCGGCGATGGTCGGCAGCACCGAACCGTTGGTCAGCCTGCTCGGCCGACGGCTGGCCGAGGGCCTGGACAACAGCGTGATGCTCGAGGTCCTGACCCGCCGCTACTACGGCAACAAGGGGCTGTCGGCGGTGACCCGCCGCGAGGCCGGCGGTTCGACGTTCGTCAGCGCCGAACGCGACGGGACGCTGTTGGTCTCGGCGGCCACGGACTTCGCCGGCCTCGCGGCCGCCATCAGCGGCCTCGCCGAGATCGCCGACGGCGCCGCGTCGATCGACGCCGACATCTACGTCAGCTGGCCCGACCAGCCCAACAGCTACGACGAGATGGCCGCGGCGATCCACGACGCGGTGAGCGCCAAGGTGCTGCCCAAGCAGGTCCACCGCGTCACGATCACCGTGGCGGCGGCCGACAGCGAGTCGATGCACCACCACTTCACGTTCCGGCCGTCGGCCACCGGCCTGACCGAGGACCGGCTCATCCGCGGGCTGCACCCCTACATCGCGCAGCGCATGCAGATGGAGCGGTGGCGCAAGTTCGACCTCACCCGGCTGCCCTCCTCCGACGAGGAGGTCTACCTGTACCGCTGCGTCGCCAAGGCGAATCCCGCCGACGAGCGGCTGGTCGCCTTCACCCAGATCCGGGACCTCACCGCGGTCAACGGCGAGGACGACACGCGCCTGCTGACCCTGCCGACGGCGGAGGCGAATTTCGCGATCTGCGTTGATTCCATCCGCCGCGCCCAGGAGCAGCGGCCGCGGTCCAAGCGGTTCAGCACCAACCGGATCGTCATGTACATCTGGCCGCCGATCGACGTCACCCAGGAACAGTTCCGCTACGTCGTGGAACACACCCTGACCAACTCGGTCTCCACCGAGGGCCTGGGTCTCGAGGAGATCCTGCTCATCGGCCGCCAGCGTGACAAGGACACCGGCGAACTGCGCAAGATTGCCGCACACATCACCACCGACGCCGCCGGCAAGACCCACATCACGGTCGGCGATCCGTCCGACGAACCGGTCGAACCGCTCGACGCCTACCGCCAGAAGGTGTTGCGCGCGCGCAGCCGCGGCACGGTGTACCCCTACGAGCTGACCGACCTGCTCGGCGACTTCACCGAGTACGACCTCGACGAGTCGAACGCGCTGGTCCCCGTCGACCGCCCCAAGGGCGCCAACACCGCCGCCGTCGTCGTCGGCACCGTCAGCACGCCGAGCGCCAAGTTCCCCGAAGGGGTGCGACGGGTCATCGTGCTGGGCGATCCGACCAAGTCGCTGGGCTCGCTCGCCGAACCCGAGTGTCGCCGGATCATCGCGGCGATGGACCTCGCCGAGGAGAGCCGCATCCCCTTCGAGTGGTACGCGCTGTCCTCGGGCGCGGCCGTGGAGATGGACTCGGGCACCGAGAACCTGGACTGGGTGGCCGCGGCGCTCAAGCGGATCGTCGAGTTCACCCAGGACGGCCACGAGATCAACATCGTCGTCACCGGGATCAACGTCGGCGGCCAGGCGTACTGGAACGCCGAGGCGACCATGCTGATGCACACCCGCGGCATCCTGGTGATGACCCCGGATTCGGCGATGGTGCTGACCGGGAAGCAGGCCCTGGACTTCTCCGGCGGCGTGTCCGCGGAGGACAACTACGGCATCGGCGGTTTCGACCGCGTCATGGGCCCCAACGGCCAGGCGCAGTATTGGGCGCCCGACCTGCCGGCGGCCCGCGACATCCTGATGAACTACTACGAGCACACCTACGTCGCCCCAGGCGAGGATGCCCCGCGGAGTGCGACGACGTCCGACCCGGTCGACCGCGACATCTCCGACTTCCCGCACGCCGTCGAGGGCAGCGACTTCGCCACGGTCGGCGAGATCTTCTCCGCGGAGAAGAACCCGGACCGCAAGAAGCCGTTCGACATCCGCGCGGTGATGCGCTCGGTCGCCGACCAAGACCATTCGATGGCCGAGCGCTGGGCCGCGATGGCCGACGCGGAGAACACCGTGGTGGCCGACACGCACCTGGGCGGAACCCCGGTCTGTCTCATCGGCATCGAGTCCAAGCCGGTCCCCCGGCGCGGATTCCTGCCGACCGACGGCCCGGACACGTTTACCGCGGGAACGCTGTTCCCGCTGTCGTCGAAGAAGGCGGCCCGGGCGATCAACGCGGCGAGCGGCAACCGCCCCGTCGTCGTGCTGGCCAACCTGTCCGGCTTCGACGGCTCACCGGAGTCGATGCGCAAGCTGCAGCTGGAGTACGGCGCCGAGATCGGGCGGGCCATCGTCAACTTCGACGGACCGATCGTCTTCTGCGTGATCTCCCGCTACCACGGCGGCGCGTTCGTGGTCTTCTCCAAGGCGCTCAACCCGAACATGACGGTGCTGGCCATCGAGGGTTCATACGCCTCGGTGCTCGGCGGTGCCCCCGCCGCGGCCGTCGTGTTCGCCGGCGACGTCCGGTCGCGGACTGCTGCGGATCCGCGCGTGCAGGAGTTGGAGCGGCGCATCGCCGATTCGACCGGCACCGACCGGGCGACGCTGGCCGCCGAACTCGACGACCTGCGGTCGTCGGTGCGTGCGGAGAAGATCGCCGAGATCGCCGCCGAATTCGACGCGGTGCACAGCATCGAGCGGGCCGTGCAGGTCGGCTCGGCCGACGAGATCATCCAGGCCTCGCAACTGCGGCCGCGGATCATCGACTCGATCCGCCGCGGCAACTCCTGA
- a CDS encoding N-acetylmuramoyl-L-alanine amidase family protein → MRKTMTSVALFVAASASIAVSAPTHAAPRPAAPAPAAPAPAAPAPAVPGAKQLSGKTVFLDPGHQGSAAGHSLNKQVPDGRGGRKPCQTSGATGVNGVKEHTVNWQVAQLVKGALESQGARVVLSRNDDTGWGGCIDERAAAANRSGANLAISIHADSSSQGSDPGKRGFHLIVPKLPVPDKKADAVQRGEGRKASTVMRDAFKKAGFTPSNYVGANDGIQERSDIAGPNTTHVPLVFVEMGNLSNPTEAQALAAHDSQIKYATAVTDGALNYLTGSSAGTGLLGKVGDGPAAPDGSGLAGLLPGVQQMMRSGDLGGITSFLTGPAADAGSEVLKAMLAVVYGLFGGKLPI, encoded by the coding sequence GACGCACGCCGCGCCGCGTCCGGCGGCCCCGGCCCCGGCGGCACCCGCCCCGGCGGCACCGGCTCCGGCGGTGCCGGGGGCCAAACAGTTGTCGGGCAAGACCGTCTTCCTCGACCCCGGGCACCAGGGGTCGGCGGCCGGACACTCGCTGAACAAGCAGGTACCCGACGGGCGGGGCGGGCGCAAGCCCTGCCAGACCTCGGGCGCGACCGGGGTCAACGGGGTCAAGGAACACACGGTGAACTGGCAGGTGGCCCAGCTGGTCAAGGGGGCGCTGGAAAGCCAAGGCGCCCGCGTGGTGCTCAGCCGCAACGATGACACCGGGTGGGGCGGGTGCATCGACGAGCGGGCCGCGGCGGCCAACCGCTCCGGCGCCAACCTCGCCATCAGCATCCACGCCGACTCGTCGAGCCAGGGCTCCGACCCGGGCAAGCGCGGCTTTCACCTGATCGTGCCGAAGCTGCCGGTGCCCGACAAGAAGGCCGACGCCGTCCAGCGCGGCGAAGGGCGCAAGGCCTCGACCGTGATGCGCGATGCGTTCAAGAAGGCCGGCTTCACCCCGTCCAACTATGTCGGGGCGAATGACGGGATCCAAGAGCGGTCCGACATCGCCGGTCCGAACACGACCCACGTGCCGCTGGTATTCGTCGAGATGGGCAACCTGTCCAACCCGACTGAGGCACAGGCGCTCGCGGCCCACGACAGCCAGATCAAGTACGCGACCGCGGTGACCGACGGCGCACTGAACTACCTGACCGGGTCGAGCGCCGGAACGGGGCTGCTGGGCAAGGTCGGCGACGGACCGGCGGCGCCGGACGGGTCGGGTCTGGCGGGCCTGCTCCCCGGGGTCCAGCAGATGATGCGCAGCGGGGACCTGGGCGGGATCACCTCCTTCCTGACCGGTCCGGCCGCCGACGCCGGGTCCGAGGTGCTCAAGGCGATGCTCGCCGTCGTGTACGGCCTTTTCGGGGGCAAGCTGCCGATCTGA